In Marinobacter sp. es.048, the following proteins share a genomic window:
- a CDS encoding PAS domain-containing protein has product MIEIFVLGNKRTEGWLTRQRKNLMSSGFDCHFIQADAAFEDNRIPDLWIFDADGFETSFFESAIANAPGLFDSSNAPIVVIGSSVSAELASQAVNSGAHRFLKKPVTTRMLSNACIELGISHSQAIRTALVIDGRHDFREEIQRILAEGSVKALAAPGLQASMEMLQTQSLDVVVIGSDDESCNSEELADILRFLPETSNLPILFISGPDGDYRERKGSGFRVNCHYAELSELAQAVRELTASDATRRRSGGRVYELLYDREQEHFALNQHAIVSKTDSKGRIIEVNRRFCEISQYSEAELLGQNHRILKSGKHSPDLYRDLWKTISHGDVWQGELCNLAKDGTSYWVSSTIVPFLDNKKRPYQYIAIRKDITHVKTAERRIEQQSELARLISEASAKAMAGHWSKAPATLQAALQPLCAYLSIQHISIQLQPPNPAPDSWKLFLDAREKAASISIRDSCSGDELSIAGGAKPFETSLSANQTELGRFLLYTEPSPLIEMFCEQGLMDVLGNVVSHSLARWMSEFDQERSRERLRRAQSFANIGTWEWALDTDDLYWTERVPMLFGYPEGDLETSFENFIGAVHPDDRDSIQQAIQASIEYDLPYHIEHRVIWPDGTIRWLLETGAVVRGTDGAAKQMLGVVEDITAIRDAKDQLARQTTLLNMLHDSLTAFILEGKFRATLDSMLDNLLELTDSEFGFLAEVLFTPKNSPFLRVQSITDISWSPEAAEMFSRVGTEKFEFHELDNMLGEAIRRREIVTVNASESEELFTDLPKGHPRIRTFLSVPIFIGSELVGNFALANRQSGYDTAMIDFLRPFMATYGVIINSQRMIDMEEVNRKSLIRAKQRADQANRAKSEFLSNMSHELRTPLNAIQGFGQLLESDPNLNEDQQDNVNEILSASEHLLALINEVLDLARIESGKLELSLENVPVSSVIHEALTLIKNSAEKRGLTITVGNIEHFHVTADWTRLKQALLNLLSNAVKYNRENGTIRIEAEIFQESWIDVRVTDSGNGIPESRIPELFKPFNRLGAELSHIEGTGIGLSLTRQLVELMGGSIGVTSTVGEGSTFWIRLPDESRNTSTNGFPTLHSEPARDNPRLHLTTDKRTILYIEDNPANLKLIERIITRVPRYSLVSALNAADGLQLADNYPPDLILVDINLPDMNGYALLEKLKSIQHLNEKPMLALTANAMREDRQKGASAGFDHYLTKPINIDELINTLDSYLG; this is encoded by the coding sequence ATGATTGAAATCTTTGTTCTAGGTAATAAACGCACGGAAGGCTGGCTGACGCGGCAAAGAAAAAATCTGATGTCTTCGGGTTTTGACTGCCACTTTATTCAGGCTGACGCCGCATTCGAAGACAACAGAATTCCGGATCTCTGGATCTTCGATGCGGATGGTTTCGAGACGTCGTTTTTTGAATCAGCTATCGCGAATGCCCCAGGGCTGTTCGATTCCAGCAATGCTCCGATAGTAGTTATCGGAAGTTCTGTTTCAGCTGAATTGGCAAGCCAGGCTGTAAACAGCGGCGCGCACCGATTTTTGAAGAAACCGGTTACCACGCGAATGTTGAGCAATGCGTGCATTGAGCTTGGTATATCCCACTCTCAGGCAATACGCACGGCACTTGTCATTGACGGCCGGCATGACTTTCGGGAAGAAATCCAGCGAATACTGGCAGAAGGTTCGGTAAAGGCCCTTGCAGCCCCTGGGTTGCAGGCCAGCATGGAAATGCTTCAGACGCAGAGTCTGGATGTGGTGGTGATCGGGAGTGACGACGAGTCCTGTAATAGCGAGGAACTGGCCGACATTCTGCGCTTCCTCCCTGAAACATCAAACCTTCCAATACTTTTTATAAGCGGACCCGATGGTGATTACAGAGAAAGGAAAGGCAGTGGCTTCAGGGTAAATTGCCATTACGCTGAACTCTCAGAGCTCGCTCAGGCCGTTCGGGAACTCACCGCCTCGGACGCTACGCGCAGACGGTCCGGCGGACGGGTTTACGAACTCCTCTATGACCGCGAGCAGGAACATTTTGCCCTCAACCAGCACGCCATCGTCAGTAAAACCGACAGCAAGGGACGGATTATTGAAGTTAACCGGCGCTTTTGTGAAATCAGCCAATATTCGGAAGCAGAACTTCTCGGCCAAAACCACCGTATTCTGAAATCGGGCAAGCATTCACCGGATTTGTACCGCGATCTCTGGAAGACGATATCCCATGGAGATGTCTGGCAAGGTGAGCTCTGCAACCTGGCCAAAGACGGCACTAGCTACTGGGTATCATCAACCATCGTCCCCTTTCTGGACAACAAAAAGCGACCCTACCAGTACATCGCCATCCGGAAAGACATTACCCACGTCAAAACCGCCGAGCGCCGCATCGAGCAGCAAAGTGAACTTGCCCGGCTCATCAGTGAAGCCAGTGCTAAAGCCATGGCTGGTCACTGGTCAAAGGCACCGGCCACATTGCAGGCCGCTCTGCAGCCATTGTGTGCTTACCTCTCGATCCAGCATATATCGATCCAACTGCAACCACCTAACCCCGCTCCCGATTCATGGAAGCTATTTCTTGACGCTCGGGAAAAGGCAGCTTCTATTTCTATTCGAGACTCTTGTAGCGGTGATGAATTATCCATAGCCGGTGGCGCCAAACCATTCGAGACCAGTCTAAGCGCAAACCAGACTGAACTTGGGCGTTTTCTGCTTTACACCGAGCCATCTCCACTGATTGAGATGTTCTGTGAACAGGGTCTGATGGACGTACTTGGCAATGTTGTGTCTCACTCACTCGCACGCTGGATGTCTGAGTTCGATCAGGAACGCAGCCGCGAGCGTCTGCGTAGGGCACAATCCTTCGCAAATATTGGAACCTGGGAATGGGCCCTCGATACCGATGATCTATATTGGACCGAGCGAGTGCCAATGCTGTTCGGCTACCCCGAGGGTGATCTTGAAACATCTTTCGAAAACTTTATCGGCGCTGTACATCCAGATGACAGAGACAGCATTCAACAAGCAATACAGGCATCTATTGAATACGACCTGCCCTATCACATAGAGCACAGGGTTATCTGGCCCGACGGCACGATTCGCTGGTTACTTGAAACCGGGGCGGTGGTTCGCGGAACTGATGGCGCCGCAAAACAGATGCTGGGCGTCGTTGAAGACATAACCGCCATTCGTGATGCAAAAGACCAGTTGGCACGCCAGACCACTCTTTTGAACATGCTTCATGATTCGCTGACTGCGTTTATCCTCGAAGGCAAATTCAGGGCGACCCTGGATTCCATGTTGGATAACTTGCTCGAACTTACCGACAGTGAATTTGGATTTCTGGCTGAAGTTCTTTTCACACCGAAGAACTCGCCCTTCCTCAGAGTTCAGTCTATTACGGATATTTCCTGGAGCCCCGAAGCCGCCGAGATGTTCAGCCGGGTCGGCACAGAAAAATTCGAGTTTCATGAGCTGGACAACATGCTGGGGGAGGCCATTCGCCGTCGAGAAATCGTGACCGTCAATGCTTCCGAGTCCGAAGAACTATTTACAGATCTGCCAAAAGGGCACCCCAGAATCCGAACATTTCTGAGTGTCCCCATTTTCATCGGCTCTGAACTGGTTGGGAACTTCGCCCTGGCAAACCGACAATCAGGCTACGACACAGCAATGATCGACTTCCTCCGGCCGTTCATGGCGACTTACGGGGTTATTATCAATTCCCAGAGAATGATCGATATGGAGGAGGTTAACCGGAAAAGCCTCATCCGAGCGAAACAGCGAGCCGACCAGGCCAATCGCGCAAAATCAGAATTCCTCTCCAATATGAGCCATGAATTGCGCACGCCCTTAAATGCCATTCAGGGCTTTGGACAACTACTGGAAAGTGACCCCAATCTCAACGAAGACCAACAGGACAACGTTAACGAGATCCTCTCTGCCAGTGAACACCTGCTCGCACTGATCAATGAAGTGCTTGACCTCGCAAGAATCGAATCCGGCAAGCTGGAGCTCTCCCTGGAAAATGTGCCCGTCAGCTCTGTAATTCATGAGGCGCTGACGCTCATTAAAAATTCTGCGGAGAAAAGAGGGCTCACCATTACTGTCGGCAATATTGAACATTTCCACGTGACAGCTGACTGGACTCGACTCAAACAAGCCTTGCTGAACCTGCTTTCCAATGCAGTGAAGTATAACCGGGAGAACGGAACCATCCGCATTGAAGCAGAAATCTTCCAGGAGTCCTGGATAGACGTGCGTGTCACCGACTCAGGTAACGGCATTCCTGAATCCAGAATTCCTGAGCTGTTTAAACCTTTTAATCGGCTGGGAGCGGAACTCAGTCATATTGAGGGCACCGGTATCGGGCTCTCTCTGACGCGGCAACTGGTAGAGCTGATGGGCGGGAGCATAGGCGTCACCAGCACGGTCGGGGAAGGCTCAACCTTCTGGATACGATTACCGGATGAGAGCCGTAACACCTCTACCAACGGCTTCCCAACGCTTCATTCGGAGCCTGCGCGGGATAACCCTAGACTCCATCTCACGACAGACAAGCGGACAATACTCTATATCGAAGATAACCCTGCAAACCTCAAACTCATCGAACGCATCATCACTCGCGTGCCCCGCTACTCTCTGGTTTCTGCCCTAAATGCGGCTGACGGCCTTCAACTGGCAGATAACTACCCACCCGACCTCATTCTGGTCGACATAAACCTGCCAGATATGAATGGTTATGCGCTTCTTGAAAAGCTGAAGTCAATTCAGCACTTGAATGAAAAACCCATGCTTGCGCTGACGGCGAATGCAATGCGCGAGGACAGACAAAAAGGCGCAAGCGCTGGTTTCGATCATTACCTCACCAAACCCATCAACATCGACGAACTGATTAACACACTGGATTCATACCTCGGGTAA
- a CDS encoding HD-GYP domain-containing protein, translated as MYAFSDKNLHEQTIFIVDDEVVNLKLLDKILTSAGYSNLVLISDPREVLSLYQEHRPSLILLDLNMPGLDGYQVMKQLVSLEDPLLPPIVILTAQHHQEYLLKALEAGARDFISKPFDRRELLMRVKNFLDAHVAHRLVRNQKDHLEELVQQRTLELQETRLEIIRRLGHAAEYRDEETGNHIIRMSKMCALLARKAGWSEQQCNLILSASPMHDIGKIGIPDAILLKPGKLGRDEWLTMKTHAEIGARLLEGNDSDLMVMAREIALNHHEKWDGSGYPAGLKGKDIPMSGRIAALADVFDALTSVRPYKKAWPLEEAVQLIRDNRGKHFDPELADLFLDDVQAFVDIKNAYQDLPEE; from the coding sequence ATGTACGCTTTTTCAGACAAGAACCTTCATGAACAGACCATCTTCATCGTGGACGATGAGGTGGTCAATCTGAAGTTACTGGACAAAATCCTGACCTCCGCGGGCTATTCCAACCTGGTTTTGATCAGTGATCCACGTGAGGTGCTGTCTCTCTATCAGGAACATCGACCTTCCCTGATCCTTCTGGATCTGAATATGCCTGGTCTGGATGGTTACCAGGTGATGAAACAGCTTGTCAGCCTCGAAGATCCGCTTTTACCTCCTATCGTTATCCTGACAGCCCAGCATCATCAGGAATACCTTCTCAAAGCATTGGAAGCCGGTGCCCGGGACTTTATCAGTAAACCGTTTGATCGGCGGGAACTGCTGATGCGGGTTAAGAATTTTCTGGACGCCCATGTTGCCCACAGGCTGGTCCGGAATCAGAAAGATCACCTTGAAGAACTGGTACAGCAACGCACCCTCGAACTGCAGGAAACCAGGCTGGAAATCATCCGGCGCCTTGGCCACGCCGCCGAATACCGCGACGAGGAAACCGGCAATCACATCATCAGAATGAGCAAAATGTGCGCACTGCTCGCGCGCAAAGCAGGCTGGTCGGAACAACAGTGCAACCTCATCCTCAGCGCCAGCCCCATGCACGATATAGGAAAGATAGGCATCCCGGACGCCATCCTCTTAAAGCCCGGAAAGCTTGGACGAGATGAGTGGCTGACCATGAAAACCCACGCCGAAATCGGAGCCAGGCTGCTGGAGGGTAACGACAGTGACCTGATGGTCATGGCGCGAGAAATAGCCCTCAATCACCACGAAAAATGGGACGGAAGTGGCTACCCGGCCGGACTCAAGGGAAAAGATATCCCCATGTCCGGAAGGATCGCGGCCCTGGCCGATGTATTCGATGCCCTGACCTCGGTCCGCCCTTACAAAAAAGCCTGGCCCCTGGAAGAGGCCGTCCAACTGATCCGGGACAACCGCGGAAAGCATTTTGATCCGGAGCTGGCTGACCTTTTCCTGGATGATGTCCAGGCGTTTGTCGACATAAAAAATGCTTACCAGGACTTACCAGAAGAATAA
- a CDS encoding diguanylate cyclase produces MNDQYLKSMINLIPDAAILVNRDQNIVAANLKAAGIFQTRVEELLNAPLDILIPESSVDVHRNHADAFLNQQQTRPMGAGLRLNGRRSDGSEVPIDIMLNRIRYESVDYGIAIIRDDSEKTEIEVMKEKLQAANTRLSRAQEVGGMAWWESDLRSGQMLWSAMMPRILGLQQNEQPSFSAIRKICLPEDRNQLDAIHGFSGTVSGKTVRYRIQKPDGEVRWIEETCHQERDDLLMGVLRDITEQKNLEEKLRRESVTDELTGLFNRKQFNRDLKSAYSTFVRSGINSAILTYDFDHFKNINDVYGHAMGDEVLSQAASLVKDQLRPSDHAYRLGGEEFAILLGDTSLVNARNFAERIRKTIQKARFRVGDVRACATISIGIAQFRPSDSCFEDALKRTDEALYQSKTIGRDMVSIIE; encoded by the coding sequence ATGAACGATCAATATCTCAAGTCCATGATCAACCTGATTCCAGACGCCGCGATTCTGGTCAATCGAGACCAGAATATCGTTGCTGCAAATCTCAAAGCGGCCGGAATTTTCCAGACCAGAGTAGAAGAACTTCTGAACGCGCCACTGGATATCCTGATCCCGGAATCATCCGTGGACGTCCACAGAAACCACGCTGATGCCTTTCTGAACCAGCAGCAAACCCGGCCCATGGGCGCAGGGCTCCGGTTAAATGGCAGACGCAGCGACGGTTCAGAGGTTCCGATCGACATCATGCTTAACCGGATCAGATACGAATCCGTGGACTACGGCATTGCCATTATTCGTGATGACTCGGAAAAAACCGAAATCGAAGTGATGAAGGAAAAACTCCAGGCCGCCAATACTCGCCTGAGCAGAGCGCAGGAAGTCGGCGGTATGGCCTGGTGGGAAAGCGATCTTCGCTCTGGCCAGATGCTCTGGTCGGCCATGATGCCGCGTATTCTTGGGCTTCAGCAAAACGAACAGCCATCATTTAGCGCAATCCGGAAGATTTGTCTGCCCGAGGACAGGAACCAGCTCGACGCCATTCACGGATTCTCGGGAACCGTGTCCGGAAAAACCGTCCGTTACAGGATTCAAAAGCCGGATGGCGAGGTTCGCTGGATTGAAGAGACCTGCCATCAGGAGAGGGACGACCTGTTGATGGGCGTGCTTCGTGACATCACGGAACAGAAGAATCTCGAAGAAAAGTTACGGAGAGAGTCGGTTACCGACGAGCTTACCGGCTTGTTCAACCGCAAACAGTTCAATCGGGATCTGAAAAGCGCCTATTCGACGTTTGTTCGGTCAGGCATCAACTCTGCCATCCTTACTTACGACTTTGACCATTTCAAGAACATCAACGATGTCTACGGGCACGCCATGGGAGACGAGGTCCTCAGCCAGGCTGCCAGTCTGGTCAAGGACCAGCTCCGACCATCCGATCACGCTTACCGGCTCGGCGGCGAAGAATTCGCCATCTTGCTGGGTGATACCAGCCTGGTTAATGCCCGGAATTTCGCCGAGCGAATTCGGAAAACTATTCAGAAAGCCCGCTTTCGGGTGGGGGATGTCCGGGCATGCGCCACGATCAGCATCGGCATCGCGCAGTTTCGGCCTTCAGACAGCTGTTTTGAGGATGCTCTCAAACGAACGGATGAAGCACTTTATCAGAGCAAAACTATTGGTCGGGATATGGTCAGCATAATCGAGTAA
- a CDS encoding methyl-accepting chemotaxis protein — translation MSDFFGNLSVGKKLAISFAVLLLLLAVVSGVSFFSLSDYNRGVSIVKQANTAEIDLLEAERDERNFSITQEPEYIERALTAVNDAKTALTPLVEMNKEGSEDRQKAEKILEGVMSYEALLRNYETDISGSPDLVKSLEEQMYTVATGTVDLMEELKYTEQEQLQQVYDLAIKEIAVVTLIALLIAITLAWVLTRSITGPINEAVGIANKVASGDLTVNVQSQRGDEFGQLLAAFGTMITNLRELIREIETGAASIASSSEELSTVTNQTSKGVADQQSQTDQVATAMNEMVSTVNEVARSAEAAFEAANQASEKSGHGEKAVRETLELVAELNKQSSNVMELLTGLQAETNNIGTVLDVIKSVAEQTNLLALNAAIEAARAGEQGRGFAVVADEVRSLAQRTQSSAAEIETLITNLVTSAETSVASMETGTKLAEQTLERAQLAGTSIQEMAEGVEEIRRHNSQIATAAEEQSSVAEEINQNVTLIRDVGDQSAASTEQVSAASEELARLAEGLNTQVARFKV, via the coding sequence ATGAGTGATTTTTTTGGAAATCTTTCCGTTGGAAAAAAATTGGCGATCAGTTTCGCCGTTCTTCTGCTGCTTCTGGCTGTCGTATCCGGAGTCAGTTTTTTTTCACTCAGCGATTACAACCGAGGTGTTTCGATAGTAAAGCAAGCCAACACCGCTGAAATTGATCTGCTCGAGGCGGAGAGAGATGAAAGAAACTTTTCCATAACACAGGAGCCAGAATACATAGAACGCGCCCTAACCGCGGTCAACGATGCAAAAACTGCGCTTACACCGCTGGTAGAAATGAACAAGGAAGGAAGTGAAGACCGGCAAAAAGCCGAAAAGATCCTTGAAGGTGTCATGTCCTACGAGGCGCTTTTGAGGAATTACGAAACGGACATCTCGGGATCGCCAGACCTTGTCAAATCTCTGGAAGAGCAGATGTATACTGTTGCAACCGGCACTGTCGACCTTATGGAAGAGCTTAAGTACACAGAGCAGGAACAGTTGCAGCAAGTGTACGATCTTGCGATCAAAGAGATTGCAGTCGTAACCCTCATTGCCCTGCTGATTGCCATCACTCTTGCCTGGGTCCTGACCCGATCAATCACCGGCCCGATTAATGAAGCCGTCGGAATTGCCAACAAGGTTGCCTCTGGGGATCTGACTGTGAATGTCCAAAGCCAGCGTGGCGACGAGTTCGGTCAGTTGCTTGCCGCATTCGGCACAATGATAACTAACCTGAGAGAGCTGATCAGGGAAATCGAAACCGGCGCCGCCAGTATTGCCTCTTCTTCAGAGGAACTTTCGACGGTAACTAATCAGACCAGCAAGGGCGTTGCCGACCAGCAATCACAGACCGATCAGGTGGCAACCGCCATGAATGAAATGGTCTCGACCGTAAATGAGGTTGCTCGGAGCGCAGAAGCGGCCTTTGAGGCCGCCAATCAAGCCAGCGAGAAATCCGGTCACGGGGAAAAGGCCGTGCGGGAGACCCTGGAGCTCGTTGCAGAACTGAACAAACAGAGCAGCAATGTCATGGAACTGTTGACTGGCTTGCAAGCGGAAACCAATAACATTGGTACGGTTCTGGATGTCATAAAATCAGTCGCGGAGCAAACCAATTTGCTGGCACTGAACGCCGCTATTGAGGCCGCCAGGGCTGGCGAACAGGGTCGCGGCTTTGCTGTAGTAGCCGACGAAGTGCGGTCATTGGCGCAACGCACTCAGAGTTCCGCAGCTGAGATTGAAACCCTGATTACTAATCTGGTCACCAGCGCAGAAACCTCTGTTGCCAGTATGGAAACTGGCACAAAGCTCGCCGAGCAAACGCTGGAGCGGGCACAATTGGCAGGCACTTCCATTCAGGAAATGGCAGAAGGGGTCGAAGAGATCCGCCGACACAACAGCCAGATTGCAACCGCTGCTGAAGAGCAGAGCTCCGTGGCGGAAGAAATTAACCAGAATGTCACACTGATTCGTGATGTGGGTGATCAATCCGCCGCGTCTACCGAACAGGTGTCGGCAGCCAGTGAGGAGCTTGCGCGACTCGCAGAAGGGCTCAATACGCAGGTCGCCCGATTCAAGGTCTGA
- a CDS encoding AraC family transcriptional regulator translates to MRSCSTQSYVLEHYLRLKTDIPENWLSSLQALTRSPRLSMEVDLSGDPGSFSGRLAFLETDAVNVCGFYLSSASSIFGANAATSAIIMPLQGTVEFEVGGKHFVSAPGAPFVLDKGVEFYARLSANVHLFIVQPGQSVFSSEKMNLKPGDPELVTLLESYLVETPFFRDHAHAVERTSRFGKALHQFIAGNHAAFRTRGPAVLVGEERRLCRALELINDHLKTGVDLDRIARDSGMSLRNFYYLLKKYTGLTPYSYCRARRLVKARESLICGYRKDPLVANHALNWGFNHAGRFSSYYHDHFGEYPSETIEGLEALLERAEKVWVVDANSSWRTKYWYTSSDATPA, encoded by the coding sequence ATGCGGTCCTGCAGTACCCAGTCCTACGTCCTCGAACATTACCTTCGTTTAAAGACTGATATCCCGGAAAACTGGTTGTCTTCCCTCCAGGCTCTGACTCGTAGCCCGCGGCTTTCAATGGAAGTTGACCTATCTGGCGATCCCGGCAGTTTCTCCGGCCGGTTGGCCTTTCTTGAAACCGACGCTGTGAACGTTTGTGGGTTTTATCTCAGCTCTGCCTCCAGCATCTTTGGGGCGAATGCTGCCACCTCTGCGATCATCATGCCTTTGCAGGGGACAGTTGAATTCGAGGTTGGTGGTAAGCATTTTGTCAGTGCGCCAGGCGCTCCTTTCGTGCTCGACAAAGGTGTTGAATTTTATGCACGACTGTCTGCAAACGTTCATCTCTTCATTGTTCAGCCCGGTCAGTCGGTTTTCAGCAGCGAAAAGATGAACCTGAAGCCCGGGGATCCGGAACTTGTCACTCTTCTCGAGAGTTATCTGGTCGAAACCCCGTTTTTTCGGGATCACGCGCATGCAGTGGAGCGGACGAGTCGGTTTGGTAAAGCGTTACACCAATTTATTGCCGGGAACCATGCAGCGTTCAGGACCCGAGGGCCGGCCGTGCTGGTGGGAGAGGAACGTCGGCTATGCCGGGCACTGGAACTGATCAATGACCATTTGAAAACCGGCGTAGATCTGGACCGGATCGCTAGAGACTCCGGAATGAGTCTCAGGAATTTCTATTACCTTCTGAAGAAATACACAGGTTTGACGCCGTACAGCTATTGTCGCGCGCGGCGATTGGTCAAGGCCCGGGAATCGTTGATTTGTGGGTACCGCAAGGATCCTTTGGTGGCGAACCATGCGCTAAACTGGGGTTTCAACCATGCGGGCCGTTTTTCGTCTTATTACCACGATCATTTTGGTGAGTACCCCAGTGAGACTATTGAGGGCCTGGAGGCGCTCTTGGAGCGCGCTGAAAAAGTCTGGGTGGTGGATGCTAATTCATCCTGGCGAACAAAATACTGGTATACATCGTCGGATGCTACACCTGCTTGA
- a CDS encoding protein adenylyltransferase SelO: MDNQLSGESSQEVTSLEGLAPMADYSLMNSLACDPDATPDGVDCKPREVFSGHYVPVRPTPIKTPDYVAHSESLFRELGFADSLARSDDFIRMFSGDLSLVPEPMSKVGWACGYALSIYGTEYTQQCPFQTGNGYGDGRAISVLETVINGRRWEMQLKGGGRTPYCRGADGRAVLRSSVREFLAQEHMHALGVPTSRSLSLYVSKTERVRRPWYSEGSHSRDPDQLISEPVAISTRVAPSFIRVGQLELFGRRARKQEHARAIEELEQLVLHLIDREYSGVIDQTLATPAKVVMLAREFRGRLASLVANWIRVGYCQGNFNSDNCAAGGFTLDYGPFGFCEVFEPFYQPWTGGGQHFAFLNQPAAAEQNFKSFCSALRPLLNGHEDELAQLDEIQKGFPEVMRAEMQRMWSAKLGLKGFDAELFRELMMLMSRTPVDYTIFFRELSSVPDDIEPIKQSFYRSLDEAGGADSEGLLKRWSEWLAKWKSQIGIDGAGDGSRLREELSQNMKLMNPKYTMREWFVVPAYQQAAEGDYLPLRELQKVLLQPYDEQSDRVEHRFYRLKPLELFDLGGFSHYSCSS; encoded by the coding sequence ATGGATAATCAGTTGTCTGGAGAATCCAGCCAGGAAGTGACCAGCCTCGAAGGGCTTGCACCGATGGCAGACTATTCGCTGATGAATAGTCTGGCCTGCGATCCTGATGCCACTCCCGATGGCGTTGACTGCAAGCCGAGGGAGGTCTTTTCAGGGCATTACGTTCCGGTCAGGCCAACGCCCATCAAGACCCCCGATTACGTCGCCCACAGTGAAAGTTTGTTCCGAGAATTGGGCTTTGCAGACAGCCTGGCCCGGTCTGATGATTTTATCCGGATGTTCTCCGGAGACCTCTCACTCGTGCCGGAGCCCATGAGCAAAGTCGGTTGGGCGTGTGGCTATGCGCTCTCCATCTACGGCACCGAATACACCCAGCAGTGTCCGTTTCAGACTGGCAACGGCTATGGCGACGGCCGTGCCATTTCGGTACTGGAAACGGTTATCAACGGTCGACGCTGGGAAATGCAATTAAAGGGCGGGGGACGGACGCCATACTGTCGCGGCGCCGATGGACGCGCCGTTCTGCGCTCCAGCGTCCGTGAATTCCTGGCGCAAGAGCACATGCACGCCCTGGGTGTGCCGACCTCGCGATCACTGAGTCTTTATGTCTCGAAAACGGAGAGGGTGCGGCGTCCCTGGTACTCCGAGGGCTCCCATTCCCGGGATCCCGACCAGCTTATTTCAGAGCCGGTTGCCATTTCCACCCGCGTTGCCCCTTCCTTCATCCGGGTTGGCCAGCTCGAACTCTTTGGTCGCAGGGCCAGAAAGCAGGAGCACGCTCGAGCGATCGAAGAACTCGAACAGCTGGTGCTGCACCTGATTGATCGGGAGTACAGCGGGGTCATTGACCAGACGCTCGCGACTCCCGCGAAAGTCGTCATGCTTGCAAGGGAGTTCCGCGGCCGCCTTGCCTCGCTGGTGGCGAACTGGATCCGCGTCGGCTATTGCCAGGGCAATTTCAACAGCGACAACTGCGCCGCTGGCGGCTTCACACTGGACTACGGACCTTTCGGCTTCTGCGAAGTGTTTGAGCCGTTTTATCAACCGTGGACCGGTGGCGGGCAACACTTCGCTTTCCTGAATCAACCGGCGGCCGCTGAGCAGAACTTCAAGAGTTTTTGCTCGGCCTTGCGGCCTCTGCTCAATGGCCATGAAGACGAACTGGCTCAACTCGACGAGATTCAGAAAGGTTTTCCGGAGGTGATGCGGGCGGAAATGCAAAGGATGTGGTCAGCGAAACTGGGGCTGAAAGGTTTTGACGCCGAACTCTTCCGGGAGCTGATGATGCTGATGAGCCGAACCCCGGTGGATTACACCATTTTCTTTCGTGAGCTGTCCTCGGTACCCGACGATATTGAGCCAATAAAGCAGAGCTTTTACAGGTCACTGGATGAAGCAGGTGGAGCTGATTCGGAAGGGCTGCTCAAGCGCTGGTCCGAATGGCTTGCCAAGTGGAAGTCCCAGATTGGAATCGACGGAGCGGGCGACGGTTCCCGGCTCCGCGAGGAGCTCTCCCAAAACATGAAACTCATGAACCCGAAATATACCATGCGCGAGTGGTTCGTGGTCCCGGCCTATCAGCAAGCTGCCGAAGGTGATTACCTGCCACTGAGGGAACTGCAAAAAGTATTGCTTCAACCCTATGACGAGCAATCGGATCGGGTTGAGCATCGTTTCTACCGGCTAAAGCCCCTCGAGCTGTTCGATCTCGGCGGGTTTTCCCATTACAGCTGCTCGTCCTGA